A region from the Stutzerimonas stutzeri genome encodes:
- a CDS encoding zinc-dependent alcohol dehydrogenase family protein, which translates to MKALRLDSYDASTLLEVEVAKPSPQQGQVLVKIKASGVNPIDYKIRLGQAPYAMPELPAIIGTDLAGVVEAVGEGVTQFQVGDEVYGLTGGVRGLQGSLAQYAAVDANLLAIKPRNLSMREAAALPLVTLTAWEGLVDKAAVKAGDRVLVHGGAGGVGHVAVQLAKVFGADVYATVSPAKQSIIESYGATSIDYQSVGVNEYVAQHTNGDGFDIIYDTVGGESLDRSFQAIRPYGHVVSCAAFSSHNLAPGSLRCMTLSGVFVLLPMLSGKGRSHHGEILRKAAQLAEAGQLKPLVDEFRFTLSQAQTAHEMLERGDVRGKAVIDID; encoded by the coding sequence ATGAAGGCCTTGCGCCTAGACAGCTATGACGCGAGCACCCTGCTTGAAGTCGAAGTCGCAAAGCCTTCGCCACAACAAGGGCAGGTACTGGTAAAGATTAAAGCCAGCGGCGTTAACCCAATCGACTACAAAATTCGCCTGGGGCAGGCCCCTTACGCGATGCCTGAGTTACCAGCGATCATTGGCACTGATTTGGCTGGCGTCGTTGAGGCAGTGGGCGAAGGCGTTACTCAATTCCAAGTTGGGGATGAGGTGTATGGTCTGACTGGCGGTGTGCGTGGATTGCAGGGGTCTCTAGCCCAGTACGCGGCAGTCGATGCAAATTTGTTAGCCATCAAGCCCAGAAATCTAAGCATGCGCGAAGCGGCAGCTCTGCCACTGGTGACGCTGACTGCATGGGAAGGCCTAGTAGATAAAGCAGCTGTGAAAGCGGGTGACCGCGTGTTGGTTCATGGTGGCGCTGGCGGAGTCGGGCATGTGGCCGTACAACTCGCCAAAGTGTTTGGTGCGGATGTTTATGCAACCGTGTCCCCGGCGAAGCAATCAATCATCGAGTCCTACGGGGCAACGTCCATCGATTATCAAAGCGTTGGCGTCAATGAGTATGTGGCCCAGCACACTAACGGGGATGGCTTCGACATTATTTATGACACCGTTGGTGGCGAGTCCTTGGATCGGTCGTTCCAGGCTATTCGCCCATATGGGCACGTCGTCAGTTGCGCTGCTTTTTCCTCCCATAACCTAGCTCCGGGCTCCCTGCGCTGCATGACCCTATCCGGGGTATTTGTCCTATTGCCAATGCTTTCTGGCAAAGGGCGTTCTCACCATGGCGAAATCCTACGCAAGGCTGCCCAATTGGCAGAGGCGGGCCAGTTGAAGCCGCTGGTAGATGAGTTCCGCTTTACTTTAAGCCAAGCTCAGACTGCACATGAGATGCTTGAGCGCGGAGATGTACGAGGTAAGGCCGTCATTGATATCGACTAA
- a CDS encoding SDR family oxidoreductase — MSNNISGKVVVITGASSGLGEATARHLAALGARVVLAARRKDKLDALVTELTNAGGQAIAYQTDVTSQEEVKTLIQGAVDTYGRIDVLVNNAGLMAIAPLSDARTDEWDRMIDINIKGLLYGVAAALPVFQKQNSGHFINIASVAGLKVFSPGGTVYSGTKFAVRAISEGLRHEVGGSIRTTTIEPGAVDSELKFGSSHQQSRDFVVDFYKQAIPAQSVARAIAFAIEQPAEVDINEIVLRPTVQEF; from the coding sequence ATGAGTAATAACATTTCTGGAAAAGTTGTCGTTATCACCGGCGCCAGCAGTGGCTTGGGTGAAGCGACTGCACGCCACCTTGCTGCGCTTGGCGCGCGCGTAGTGCTGGCCGCACGCCGCAAAGATAAACTCGACGCATTGGTGACTGAGCTGACCAATGCAGGTGGTCAGGCAATCGCGTATCAGACCGATGTCACCTCTCAGGAAGAGGTCAAAACGCTCATTCAAGGTGCCGTGGACACCTACGGGCGCATTGATGTACTGGTCAACAATGCCGGGCTGATGGCGATTGCACCGCTCAGTGATGCTCGCACTGACGAGTGGGATCGCATGATCGACATCAACATCAAGGGGCTGCTGTACGGAGTCGCGGCTGCATTGCCGGTCTTCCAGAAACAAAACAGTGGCCACTTCATCAACATCGCATCGGTTGCAGGCCTGAAGGTATTCAGCCCTGGCGGCACGGTGTACAGCGGCACCAAGTTTGCTGTGCGGGCCATCTCCGAAGGACTGCGTCACGAAGTCGGTGGCAGCATTCGCACCACGACTATCGAACCGGGTGCCGTGGACTCCGAGTTGAAATTCGGCAGCTCCCACCAACAGAGCCGCGATTTCGTGGTGGACTTCTACAAGCAAGCAATTCCCGCTCAATCCGTCGCTCGGGCTATCGCCTTCGCAATTGAGCAGCCTGCTGAAGTGGATATTAACGAGATCGTTCTGCGCCCAACCGTGCAGGAATTCTAA